In a single window of the Candidatus Scalindua japonica genome:
- a CDS encoding CBS domain-containing protein gives MIERVRDVMYSYVVNIHGITKVSDALTIMKDENIQTILVRPRNDEDVYGLITLRDIATKILAAGKRLEDVHAYEIMSKPVLTVDANMPVHYAARYLTNFNVSWAPVMENCELVGMVSLMGMVWKGREL, from the coding sequence ATGATAGAACGAGTTAGAGACGTTATGTATTCGTATGTAGTTAATATTCATGGAATTACAAAGGTATCTGACGCGCTGACCATAATGAAGGATGAAAACATTCAAACTATACTGGTTAGGCCTCGGAATGATGAAGATGTGTATGGTCTTATTACACTGAGAGACATAGCAACAAAGATTCTTGCGGCAGGAAAACGTCTGGAGGATGTCCACGCTTATGAAATCATGTCTAAACCGGTTTTAACAGTTGACGCGAACATGCCGGTCCATTACGCCGCTCGCTATCTTACAAACTTCAATGTATCCTGGGCACCGGTTATGGAAAATTGTGAACTGGTTGGTATGGTGTCCCTGATGGGAATGGTCTGGAAAGGAAGGGAACTGTAA
- a CDS encoding bifunctional folylpolyglutamate synthase/dihydrofolate synthase: MKQNVFNSYKQAQEFLLQTIDYEKLTQYKYDTSTFDLNRMEEMMSSVGNPHKKRKAVHITGTKGKGSTAIIIASALQSLGLKVGLFTSPHLVYLGERFKVNDKMISEEVFVQLINMLKPYIDRIMLENPILMPTFFEIVTAIAFLFFEREKTDISVLEVGLGGRLDSTNIILPEVSIITPVGYDHTDRLGETLDKIAYEKSGIIKEGVPVVSSIQEPEAQAVISNTCLDKKSRLYIVGDDILINNVKVAKRKGVYGTECEIKTENNIYKNIFLPIIGRHQAENCASVIGALEVLSETGIIQAENKIVINALENVRCPARIEVISENPLIVLDTAHTVASMKILRESIQENFSYNKIVLVIGLSEDKDIEGVLKEIICIADILILTRTGNPREAEPEQMAIKAKRFSQNNLMVIEDIDEALKEARRIAERDDLICITGSFFLAGKVKESY; the protein is encoded by the coding sequence ATGAAACAAAACGTTTTTAATTCCTATAAACAGGCACAAGAGTTCTTATTACAGACCATAGATTACGAGAAACTTACACAGTATAAATACGATACTTCCACATTTGACCTCAACAGGATGGAAGAGATGATGTCATCTGTGGGAAATCCTCATAAAAAGAGAAAAGCGGTTCATATAACAGGAACCAAAGGCAAGGGATCAACGGCCATAATCATTGCCTCTGCTTTGCAATCGCTTGGCCTGAAAGTGGGCCTTTTTACTTCACCCCATCTTGTATATCTGGGTGAAAGATTCAAAGTGAATGACAAAATGATTTCAGAAGAGGTGTTTGTACAATTAATAAATATGCTCAAACCGTATATCGATCGAATAATGCTTGAAAACCCCATTCTTATGCCGACGTTCTTTGAAATAGTCACTGCAATAGCTTTTCTCTTCTTCGAAAGAGAGAAAACGGACATATCGGTTCTGGAAGTCGGACTTGGTGGAAGGCTTGACTCAACAAATATTATTTTACCTGAAGTTTCTATCATAACTCCTGTTGGATATGACCATACAGACAGACTGGGAGAGACTTTAGACAAGATCGCATATGAAAAATCAGGGATAATCAAAGAGGGTGTCCCCGTTGTCTCATCAATACAGGAACCTGAAGCTCAAGCCGTTATCTCAAACACATGCTTAGACAAAAAATCACGATTGTATATCGTCGGAGATGATATATTGATAAATAATGTTAAAGTGGCCAAGAGAAAAGGGGTTTATGGCACAGAGTGTGAAATAAAGACAGAGAACAATATCTACAAAAACATCTTTTTACCCATTATCGGACGGCATCAAGCAGAGAACTGTGCTTCAGTCATAGGAGCCCTGGAGGTTTTATCTGAAACCGGTATAATACAAGCTGAGAATAAAATAGTAATAAATGCGCTGGAAAATGTCAGGTGCCCGGCAAGGATTGAGGTAATATCAGAAAACCCGTTAATAGTACTGGACACAGCACATACCGTCGCATCAATGAAAATATTGAGGGAATCAATACAGGAAAACTTCTCTTACAATAAAATAGTTTTAGTAATAGGCTTATCTGAAGACAAGGACATTGAAGGTGTTTTAAAAGAGATAATATGTATCGCTGACATTTTAATTCTTACAAGAACGGGCAACCCTCGCGAAGCAGAGCCTGAACAGATGGCTATTAAGGCAAAACGTTTCTCTCAGAACAATCTAATGGTAATTGAAGATATCGATGAAGCATTGAAAGAGGCCCGGAGAATTGCAGAGAGAGACGACCTGATCTGTATAACCGGATCTTTCTTTTTGGCTGGCAAAGTGAAAGAAAGTTATTAA
- the dprA gene encoding DNA-processing protein DprA, with protein MANLRLGISEWNKVLIMDHFEGLLRLNMISGIGTITYRRLIEHLGSVKSILDCPKSRLEKIPGIGPKIAAKIVTGSKEADIDKEIKLAEKNNVKIVPFSSDQFPQNLKQIYDPPILLYIKGDIKKSDTLAIAVVGARRCSYYGRTQAERFARQLAQVGFCVVSGMARGVDTNAHIGAIKGNGRTIAVLGSGLGVIYPSENKDLSEKIASHGAVISELPMSTPPNNRNFPPRNRIISGLSLGVLVVESTLRSGSSITAKWALEHGKEVFAVPGNIDSNYSRGTNKLIKDGAKLVEDISDIVEELGPLAESIHIKDSEKVVDIRSLTLNSQENKVFSLLSSTPVAIDDITNKSGLQSSNVASILMILEVKKLVKQLSGKRFVKA; from the coding sequence ATGGCTAATTTAAGATTAGGCATTAGCGAGTGGAATAAGGTATTAATCATGGATCATTTTGAAGGTCTCCTTCGATTAAATATGATAAGCGGTATAGGTACGATAACCTACCGCCGGCTTATAGAGCATCTTGGCTCAGTCAAGTCAATATTGGATTGTCCAAAAAGCAGATTGGAAAAAATCCCCGGTATAGGGCCAAAAATAGCTGCAAAGATTGTAACCGGTTCAAAGGAGGCTGATATTGATAAAGAGATTAAACTGGCAGAAAAGAATAATGTAAAGATAGTCCCTTTCTCAAGCGATCAATTCCCTCAAAACCTCAAACAGATCTATGACCCGCCTATTCTGCTTTATATAAAAGGAGATATAAAAAAGAGTGATACGCTTGCCATTGCTGTGGTTGGTGCTCGCAGGTGCAGTTATTATGGACGAACACAGGCGGAAAGGTTTGCGCGGCAGTTGGCACAGGTTGGATTTTGTGTTGTAAGTGGAATGGCAAGAGGTGTCGATACTAACGCTCATATAGGGGCAATTAAGGGAAATGGCAGGACGATAGCTGTGCTGGGTAGTGGTCTTGGAGTAATTTACCCAAGTGAAAATAAAGATCTTTCCGAAAAAATAGCATCTCATGGCGCGGTGATTTCGGAATTACCAATGAGCACACCACCCAATAATCGTAATTTTCCTCCACGAAACAGGATAATCAGTGGATTGTCACTTGGAGTTCTGGTGGTAGAATCTACACTCAGGAGCGGATCATCCATTACGGCAAAATGGGCGCTTGAGCATGGAAAAGAGGTTTTCGCGGTTCCTGGTAATATAGATAGCAATTACAGCAGGGGTACCAATAAGCTTATCAAAGATGGTGCTAAGCTTGTTGAGGACATAAGTGACATTGTAGAGGAGCTGGGTCCGCTTGCAGAGTCTATACACATAAAGGACAGTGAAAAAGTTGTGGACATTAGAAGCCTTACACTGAATTCACAGGAAAACAAGGTCTTTTCACTCCTTTCAAGCACACCAGTAGCTATAGACGACATTACTAATAAATCTGGTTTACAGTCATCAAACGTAGCAAGTATATTAATGATATTGGAAGTGAAGAAGCTGGTAAAGCAGCTTTCGGGTAAAAGGTTTGTGAAAGCTTAG
- a CDS encoding metallophosphoesterase family protein, protein MKVIVISDIHGNLEALNKVLEYTGKLEGDKRFVCLGDTVGYGPNPAECFKIVESLTDQICLGNHEDSVLNTNYDYQITEYALEAIRWTRGVLDKEIKKATTKLPFQIEENDILYSHATPDQPMLWRYISNARKAYSSLIEMNHALCFVGHSHRPGIYSYRQLQRNSKKATLSKDDKTIVNVGSVGQPRDGSPLLSFAIFDDKDWNIEIIRLEYDYQKTMEKIKKANLPLFLAERLARGV, encoded by the coding sequence ATGAAAGTAATTGTTATCTCAGACATTCACGGGAATCTGGAAGCGCTGAATAAGGTATTGGAATATACTGGCAAGCTTGAGGGAGATAAACGTTTTGTCTGCCTCGGTGATACTGTTGGTTATGGCCCAAACCCGGCTGAGTGTTTCAAAATAGTTGAATCACTCACAGACCAAATATGCCTTGGTAATCACGAAGATTCTGTCTTGAACACAAATTACGATTACCAGATAACAGAGTACGCACTAGAAGCAATCAGATGGACAAGAGGTGTTCTAGACAAAGAGATAAAAAAGGCAACTACTAAGTTACCCTTTCAGATAGAGGAAAACGATATATTATATTCACACGCAACACCCGACCAGCCAATGCTATGGAGATATATTTCCAATGCCCGCAAAGCGTATTCAAGCCTGATCGAGATGAATCACGCTCTATGCTTTGTCGGGCATTCACACAGGCCTGGGATATATTCTTATCGTCAACTACAGAGGAACAGCAAAAAAGCAACATTGTCAAAAGATGATAAAACTATAGTCAACGTCGGAAGTGTTGGGCAACCACGTGATGGCTCTCCACTACTGTCATTCGCTATATTCGATGATAAGGACTGGAATATTGAGATAATCAGGTTAGAATACGACTATCAAAAAACAATGGAAAAAATTAAGAAAGCCAATTTGCCATTGTTCCTTGCTGAGAGGCTTGCAAGAGGTGTATAG
- the aroB gene encoding 3-dehydroquinate synthase, producing the protein MKEILVDLGKDSYNIIVDKGILDQVGTLISKVISPRKAIVVTDNIVEPLYGKIVLDSLSECKFDVKLVSLALGEEQKTLAKAEELYEHLFDHEMDRKSLIVALGGGVLGDLAGFVAATFMRGIPFVQVPTTLLAQVDSSVGGKVAVNHPRGKNMIGCFYQPKAVIIDTETLRTLPKAEITAGMVEVMKYGMIKDATFFEYIDKHLSQILNLDSDALEEIVYNSCKTKAQVVELDETEQGIRAILNYGHTIGHALEALTSYKKYRHGDAVAMGMIYVSKIAIEMGLADETVLKRQVSLFSKLGLSLKDTELDPHDIVRKLYQDKKTIAGKLRFVLPTRIGNVIIDDSVTEQTILNALISD; encoded by the coding sequence ATGAAAGAAATATTAGTTGATCTCGGTAAGGACAGCTACAATATAATCGTTGATAAGGGTATCCTCGATCAGGTTGGTACACTTATATCAAAAGTAATCAGTCCACGGAAAGCTATTGTTGTAACGGACAATATTGTAGAGCCGCTTTACGGAAAAATTGTTCTCGATAGCCTATCTGAATGTAAATTTGATGTCAAGCTGGTTTCATTGGCTCTTGGGGAAGAACAGAAGACTCTGGCAAAGGCGGAGGAGTTGTACGAACATCTGTTTGACCATGAGATGGACAGGAAATCACTCATAGTCGCGTTAGGAGGCGGAGTACTGGGTGATCTGGCCGGTTTTGTTGCCGCGACGTTTATGAGGGGCATTCCATTTGTCCAGGTGCCTACTACACTGCTGGCTCAGGTTGACAGCAGTGTTGGAGGCAAGGTCGCCGTAAACCATCCGAGAGGAAAAAACATGATCGGCTGCTTTTATCAGCCCAAAGCTGTCATCATAGATACTGAGACCCTCCGTACACTGCCAAAGGCAGAAATTACTGCAGGTATGGTTGAGGTAATGAAATATGGAATGATTAAAGATGCAACTTTTTTTGAATACATAGATAAGCATCTTTCGCAAATTCTGAATCTTGATTCCGATGCTTTAGAGGAAATTGTATACAATTCGTGCAAAACCAAGGCACAGGTTGTCGAGCTTGATGAGACGGAACAGGGAATCAGGGCTATTTTAAATTACGGTCATACAATCGGGCATGCATTGGAGGCCCTGACATCATACAAGAAATATAGACATGGGGATGCTGTCGCCATGGGTATGATATATGTGAGCAAGATAGCCATAGAAATGGGTCTTGCGGATGAGACTGTATTAAAAAGGCAGGTGTCGCTGTTCTCGAAATTAGGATTAAGCTTGAAAGATACTGAATTGGACCCTCATGATATTGTAAGGAAACTATATCAGGACAAAAAGACGATTGCCGGAAAACTGAGATTTGTTCTTCCTACCAGAATTGGAAATGTCATAATTGATGATAGTGTAACTGAACAGACTATTCTGAATGCTCTTATATCTGATTAA
- a CDS encoding amino acid-binding protein — translation MPIVKQLTILLENNPGALSNVCSDLAGKDINILAMSVLDTIDSGLIRMVVDDHEHAVKKLADSGLNVIETEVLSLEMSHKPGTLAEITRQLSKAKINIEYAYVSVPPGEGTSIGIFWVSNLKKASEILEP, via the coding sequence ATGCCAATCGTAAAACAACTAACAATTCTTCTTGAAAACAATCCTGGAGCACTGTCAAACGTATGTTCTGATCTGGCCGGTAAAGATATAAATATTTTAGCGATGTCTGTCCTAGATACAATAGATTCGGGCCTTATTCGAATGGTAGTTGATGATCATGAGCACGCGGTAAAAAAGCTTGCCGATTCAGGGCTTAATGTTATTGAAACAGAAGTATTATCACTTGAAATGTCACATAAACCGGGGACCCTGGCAGAGATCACAAGGCAGCTTTCTAAAGCAAAGATAAACATTGAATATGCGTATGTCAGCGTCCCACCCGGTGAGGGAACCTCCATAGGAATTTTCTGGGTTTCAAACCTGAAAAAGGCATCAGAGATATTGGAGCCGTGA
- a CDS encoding DUF1538 domain-containing protein codes for MIEFLITLAKNIFSVFLNILPILVVVTSFQLFVIKQPFPDLAATISGMIFVLVGLFLFIQGLEIGLFPLGEKMAFQFSAKGNIWWLLIFGFTIGFSTTIAEPALIAVSKKAGEIAAEANAIKHTSKSIANYALGLRITVAFSVGLAISIGVFRIVKGWPIQWFIIIGYIGVAIITAFAPEEIVGIAYDSGGVTTSTITVPLVAALGVGLASCIRGRNPIVDGFGLIAFASLTPIFFVMLYGFIIY; via the coding sequence ATGATTGAATTTCTTATAACATTAGCTAAAAATATCTTCAGTGTTTTTTTGAATATCCTCCCGATCCTGGTTGTTGTTACATCCTTTCAGCTATTTGTTATTAAGCAGCCATTTCCGGACCTTGCCGCTACTATCTCAGGCATGATCTTTGTTTTAGTCGGGTTGTTCCTCTTTATTCAGGGCCTGGAGATTGGATTATTTCCACTTGGTGAAAAGATGGCCTTCCAGTTTTCTGCCAAGGGGAACATCTGGTGGCTACTCATTTTTGGATTTACAATCGGTTTTTCCACTACGATTGCTGAACCTGCCCTTATAGCAGTTTCAAAAAAAGCCGGTGAAATAGCGGCTGAGGCAAATGCCATTAAACACACAAGTAAATCCATAGCGAACTATGCGTTAGGGCTTCGAATAACTGTTGCATTTTCAGTTGGGTTAGCAATTTCCATAGGGGTTTTTCGTATAGTTAAAGGCTGGCCAATCCAGTGGTTCATTATCATAGGATATATTGGTGTTGCTATTATTACAGCCTTTGCACCTGAAGAAATTGTTGGAATAGCTTATGATTCCGGAGGTGTTACAACATCAACAATTACCGTGCCTTTAGTCGCGGCTCTTGGTGTAGGCCTTGCTTCCTGCATAAGAGGAAGAAATCCCATAGTAGATGGTTTTGGACTGATAGCCTTTGCAAGCTTGACCCCCATATTTTTTGTAATGCTATACGGGTTTATTATTTATTGA
- a CDS encoding DUF1538 domain-containing protein, with protein MELLYHSAKVLLGTLKDVLPIIGVIVFFQLVIIRKKIDRPGRLIYGFCLVIVGLAIFMIGLEEGLFPLGETMSRQLTNFYFLAKGNAAILKEIDRTQTVHPTLYFWTYLFAFCIGFSTTIAEPALIAVALKAKDVSTGAISPWGLRLAVAFGVAIGISLGCYRIVTGSPLHWYIVAGYLVVVCLTYFAPKMIIPLAYDSGGVTTSTVTVPLVAALGIGLASNVPGRSVIVDAFGLIAFASLFPIITVLGYGITSEWIVKRSRRVKV; from the coding sequence ATGGAACTATTATACCACTCAGCGAAAGTGCTGCTTGGCACACTGAAGGATGTACTTCCGATTATAGGAGTAATTGTCTTCTTTCAGTTGGTCATTATCAGAAAAAAAATTGATCGTCCGGGTCGATTAATTTATGGGTTCTGCCTGGTAATTGTAGGTTTGGCTATATTTATGATCGGGTTGGAAGAAGGGCTTTTTCCTCTTGGAGAGACTATGTCGAGGCAATTGACCAATTTCTATTTTCTGGCTAAGGGAAACGCTGCCATTCTTAAAGAGATCGACAGAACCCAAACTGTACATCCTACACTATATTTCTGGACGTATCTATTCGCCTTCTGCATCGGTTTTTCTACAACGATAGCAGAACCTGCTCTGATAGCAGTAGCCCTCAAGGCTAAGGATGTTTCAACGGGAGCCATATCACCATGGGGACTTCGTCTGGCAGTAGCATTTGGTGTGGCAATCGGCATCTCACTCGGTTGCTACAGGATCGTTACCGGCTCCCCCCTTCATTGGTATATTGTAGCAGGGTACCTGGTTGTCGTCTGCCTGACATACTTTGCCCCTAAGATGATTATTCCGTTGGCTTATGATTCCGGAGGGGTTACCACATCTACCGTGACCGTGCCGCTTGTCGCGGCTCTCGGGATTGGTCTGGCGTCTAACGTACCCGGACGTTCTGTCATTGTTGACGCTTTTGGACTTATAGCCTTCGCATCTCTATTCCCGATTATAACGGTACTTGGTTATGGTATAACATCAGAATGGATTGTAAAAAGGAGCAGGAGAGTAAAAGTATAG
- a CDS encoding P-II family nitrogen regulator — protein MRFKVIIAMVEQEHQDAVISSAKEAGATGVTILNARGEGIREQKTFFGLQMDQQREVLLFIVEDFHANSIMDAIYESGKFKTGRGMAFSWTVDRVIGTESQMEALEKAAQEKYI, from the coding sequence ATGCGTTTTAAAGTAATAATAGCAATGGTTGAACAGGAACATCAGGATGCGGTTATATCATCGGCAAAAGAGGCGGGAGCTACAGGCGTTACCATACTCAATGCCAGAGGAGAAGGCATTCGTGAACAAAAAACCTTTTTTGGTCTGCAAATGGACCAGCAACGTGAAGTTCTTCTGTTTATCGTAGAGGACTTCCACGCAAACTCTATCATGGATGCCATATACGAATCCGGCAAATTTAAGACAGGACGTGGTATGGCATTCTCCTGGACTGTTGACCGGGTCATCGGAACAGAGAGTCAGATGGAGGCCCTTGAAAAGGCAGCACAGGAAAAATATATTTAA
- a CDS encoding FAD-binding oxidoreductase produces the protein MEHNIYNSGIQPEVFKELCDTIGRENIVGSIKGGECYFFDTTKENSTHGLVARPHSTKQVSNIVSIAEKYNIPVFIRGGGAGMSKRSVYIEDGISLDLKNMNCIEDLNARDLTVTVEPGVVAKDLQNEAAKFSLFYPYWSGSNVFSTIGESVAECTGGMAGMKHGVTRDYVLALEIVLPDGSIINTGRKTLKSVAGYDLTRFFVGSEGTLGVLTKITLKLLPMPEKRCTIMSYFKDIDSALNVTDSILIKNHLHPCSLGFADKAAIAAARDSIEGISEEAEAMLFIDIDGNEKNVVNDVSVIDSICRENSTLKTSVTNTDEERNTLWNISNSVSPFLFNAVSCGFEEDFTVPGSRVREVLKKVYELSRVHSLQVALFGNIGEGHIHLSLYGNGEEGDASANNLLSEILKGVVRIGGNIVTELAPHEIEIMKDMKNMFDPKGIMNPGKLLIRDGFLSKKRNISLFSKDFRNWNPHKSEEITNIQK, from the coding sequence ATGGAGCATAATATTTATAATAGCGGGATTCAACCCGAGGTATTTAAGGAGTTGTGTGATACAATTGGCAGGGAGAATATCGTTGGTAGTATCAAGGGGGGTGAATGTTACTTTTTTGATACGACAAAGGAAAATTCAACACACGGCCTGGTAGCGAGACCTCATTCGACAAAGCAAGTATCAAATATCGTTTCAATAGCAGAGAAATATAACATTCCGGTTTTTATACGGGGGGGTGGGGCAGGAATGTCAAAACGATCTGTTTACATTGAAGACGGAATATCGTTGGATCTGAAAAACATGAATTGCATAGAGGATCTTAATGCAAGAGATCTTACAGTGACCGTGGAGCCGGGTGTTGTTGCAAAAGATTTGCAGAATGAGGCTGCAAAATTTAGCCTTTTTTATCCTTATTGGTCAGGCAGTAATGTATTCTCTACTATTGGTGAAAGTGTGGCAGAGTGTACAGGAGGTATGGCAGGTATGAAACATGGAGTAACAAGAGACTATGTTCTTGCACTGGAGATTGTTCTCCCTGATGGTTCTATCATAAACACTGGTCGCAAAACACTCAAGAGTGTTGCAGGGTATGATTTAACCAGGTTTTTTGTCGGTTCTGAAGGGACTCTTGGCGTTTTGACAAAAATAACATTAAAACTATTACCAATGCCGGAAAAGAGATGCACAATTATGTCATATTTTAAAGATATCGATAGCGCACTGAATGTGACAGATTCTATCTTAATAAAAAATCACCTACATCCCTGTTCATTAGGGTTTGCTGATAAAGCGGCTATTGCTGCTGCCAGAGATTCTATAGAAGGAATATCGGAAGAAGCTGAAGCAATGTTGTTTATTGATATAGATGGAAATGAGAAAAATGTAGTTAATGATGTTTCCGTGATAGATTCTATTTGCAGGGAGAACAGTACATTAAAGACTTCTGTAACGAATACAGATGAAGAACGAAATACTTTATGGAATATCAGCAATTCTGTCTCACCGTTTCTCTTTAATGCTGTGTCCTGTGGTTTTGAAGAAGATTTCACTGTTCCAGGAAGTAGGGTTAGAGAGGTACTGAAAAAGGTGTATGAACTCAGCAGGGTACATTCATTACAAGTAGCGTTATTTGGAAATATTGGAGAGGGTCATATCCATCTCAGTTTATATGGTAACGGGGAAGAAGGAGATGCGTCTGCTAATAATCTTTTGTCTGAAATATTGAAAGGAGTAGTGCGCATTGGAGGAAACATCGTAACAGAACTTGCCCCCCATGAGATTGAAATAATGAAAGACATGAAGAATATGTTTGACCCGAAAGGAATTATGAATCCGGGAAAATTGTTGATTAGAGATGGTTTCCTTTCGAAAAAAAGGAATATATCCTTGTTTTCAAAAGACTTCCGAAACTGGAACCCTCACAAAAGTGAGGAGATTACAAATATACAAAAATAA
- the amrS gene encoding AmmeMemoRadiSam system radical SAM enzyme — MITRRGFIKTSITGTCALCTGYLPFVSTINASGQSKEEFSAKEAMYYKQLPEMRVECELCPRGCKVADLERGYCGVRENQDGKYYTLVHSRVCSLNADPIEKKPLFHYLPGTKAYSIATAGCNIECKFCQNWQISQFRPEQIESIKITPEEVVKFSRERKCDTIAYTYSEPVVFYEYMYDTARIGKQEGVGSVMISNGYIKKEPLVKLCRELSAVKIDFKAFTEKFYKETCSGELKPVLETLITLKETGIWFEVVMLMVPTLNDSEKELRDMCKWINKNLGPDVPIHFTRFHPTYKIMNLPPTPTKTLEKARNIALEAGLNFPYTGNVPGHPGESTYCPGCKKTVIKRVGYHILQNSLNGNECGNCKHPIPGVWQSAD, encoded by the coding sequence TTGATCACAAGAAGAGGATTTATAAAGACAAGCATTACAGGTACTTGCGCACTATGCACAGGCTACTTACCGTTCGTATCTACAATTAATGCTTCAGGTCAGTCAAAGGAAGAGTTTTCGGCAAAAGAGGCAATGTACTATAAGCAACTTCCTGAGATGCGTGTAGAGTGCGAACTCTGTCCCAGAGGTTGTAAGGTCGCTGATCTTGAAAGAGGTTATTGCGGTGTGAGGGAAAACCAAGATGGTAAATACTATACTCTGGTCCATTCCCGCGTATGTTCTTTAAACGCTGATCCCATTGAAAAGAAACCGTTGTTCCACTACCTGCCTGGTACAAAAGCATATTCGATTGCGACAGCAGGATGTAATATAGAGTGTAAATTTTGCCAGAATTGGCAAATATCCCAATTCCGTCCAGAGCAGATAGAGAGCATTAAAATCACACCTGAAGAAGTGGTAAAATTCTCCCGAGAGCGAAAATGTGATACTATCGCTTACACATATTCCGAACCCGTGGTTTTCTATGAATATATGTATGATACCGCCAGAATCGGAAAGCAGGAAGGCGTTGGGAGTGTTATGATTTCTAACGGATACATAAAGAAAGAACCTCTGGTGAAATTATGCAGGGAATTGAGTGCTGTCAAAATAGATTTTAAAGCGTTTACAGAAAAATTCTATAAAGAAACCTGTAGTGGTGAGTTGAAGCCTGTACTTGAAACTCTCATCACATTAAAAGAGACAGGCATATGGTTCGAAGTTGTAATGCTCATGGTACCAACACTGAATGACAGCGAAAAAGAGCTCAGGGATATGTGCAAATGGATAAATAAAAACCTTGGTCCTGATGTTCCAATCCACTTCACACGCTTTCACCCTACATACAAGATAATGAACCTTCCCCCTACCCCTACAAAGACATTGGAAAAGGCGAGAAATATAGCGCTGGAAGCGGGTTTGAACTTTCCTTATACCGGCAATGTACCGGGTCATCCCGGAGAGAGTACGTACTGTCCCGGCTGTAAGAAAACAGTCATTAAAAGAGTAGGATACCATATTCTTCAGAATTCCCTGAATGGGAATGAATGCGGAAACTGTAAACATCCGATACCTGGAGTCTGGCAAAGTGCGGATTAG